From Flavobacterium alkalisoli, the proteins below share one genomic window:
- the kynU gene encoding kynureninase, which produces MEFQNTRDFARQMDAKDKLAKYRDEFIFPHVNGKQVIYFTGNSLGLQPKRTKAYVDEVMDDWAKLAVEGHFYADKPWWDYHERFSAPLSKIVGALPSEVTVMNTLTVNLHLLMVTFYQPTQKRYKIICEEKAFPSDQYMIKSQVKFHGFEPEDAIVEIRRRPGEHNIRKEDVLNTIKEVGDELALVLIGGVNYYTGQVFDMETITKAGQEAGAYVGWDLAHAAGNIHLELHNWNVDFAAWCSYKYMNSGPGNASGAFVHEMHHNDLDLPRFAGWWGHNKERRFLMEPQFDPVRGAHGWQVSCLPILSLAPYLASVEMFDEVGMPALIQKRDCITSYLEFILHEIDKEINGNFEVITPADPKERASQISVYLHGEGRQLFDYLMKNGVITDWREPNVIRLAPVPLYCSYEDMYEFGQILKEGILSHRK; this is translated from the coding sequence AGATAAACTTGCAAAATACAGGGACGAATTTATTTTTCCTCATGTAAACGGCAAGCAGGTAATTTACTTTACGGGTAACTCACTTGGGTTACAGCCAAAACGAACAAAAGCTTATGTTGATGAGGTAATGGACGATTGGGCAAAGCTGGCTGTAGAAGGTCACTTTTATGCCGATAAGCCCTGGTGGGATTATCATGAACGTTTTTCTGCTCCGTTAAGTAAAATTGTAGGTGCATTGCCAAGTGAAGTAACGGTTATGAATACTCTTACGGTAAACCTTCACCTGCTTATGGTAACGTTTTACCAGCCTACACAAAAAAGATACAAAATTATTTGTGAGGAGAAAGCTTTTCCAAGCGATCAATACATGATAAAGAGCCAGGTTAAATTCCATGGTTTTGAGCCTGAAGACGCTATTGTAGAAATCAGGAGACGTCCGGGAGAACACAATATAAGAAAAGAAGATGTCCTTAATACTATTAAAGAAGTGGGCGATGAACTTGCACTTGTTTTAATAGGAGGGGTAAACTATTATACGGGTCAGGTGTTTGATATGGAAACCATTACAAAAGCAGGTCAGGAAGCCGGAGCTTATGTGGGATGGGATTTGGCGCATGCTGCAGGTAACATTCATCTGGAATTACATAACTGGAATGTAGACTTTGCTGCATGGTGTAGCTATAAGTATATGAACTCAGGGCCGGGTAACGCATCGGGTGCTTTTGTTCACGAAATGCACCATAATGATTTAGATCTTCCTCGTTTTGCAGGATGGTGGGGTCATAATAAAGAAAGAAGATTTTTAATGGAACCTCAGTTTGATCCTGTTCGTGGTGCACACGGATGGCAGGTAAGCTGCTTGCCTATATTATCGCTTGCACCATACTTAGCGTCGGTAGAGATGTTTGATGAGGTAGGTATGCCTGCGCTTATTCAAAAAAGAGACTGTATAACTTCTTACTTGGAGTTTATCCTTCATGAAATTGATAAGGAAATCAACGGTAATTTTGAGGTTATTACTCCGGCTGATCCTAAAGAAAGAGCGAGCCAGATTTCGGTTTATCTTCACGGTGAAGGAAGACAATTATTTGATTACTTAATGAAAAACGGTGTAATTACCGACTGGAGAGAGCCAAATGTAATCAGGTTAGCGCCGGTGCCATTATACTGCTCATATGAAGATATGTATGAGTTTGGACAGATTTTAAAAGAAGGAATCCTTTCACACAGAAAATAA